The Hydrogenobacter sp. T-2 region CTACTATTTTTGCTCCAAGCTCTTTGTAAGTTTTTGCTCCATACCAATGGTCAGGGTGGTAGTGGGTGATTATGGCGTATTTTATGGGGGCTTTCCTTACTCTCATAAGGTTGTCCACAAATTCCTTTGAGAGCTCTGGAGTGGACAGGGCATCTATCACAACCCAACCATCCTCTGTTAGCACCGCAAAGGCATTGGACATAAAGCCTCTATTTTCCATAGAGGGCAGGGCATCCACACCCCTAACCATATAAATATCCTTTTGCACCCTCCTTAGCTTCATCTCGGGCGTAATAGCGTAGGCAAGAAAAACAAGCACAAAAAGGAGCTTCATATATCTCATCTTTTTACCTCCTGCTATATGATTTTATTACTTTCCACGAATATGTTAACCATTTCCAACTCTTCTTGCGTTTGTATCACCAAGACCTTTACACTACTACCCTTTGAACTTATGACCTCTTGGTTTTTTCTGTTTGCCTCTTGGTCAAGCTCAACTCCAAGAAAGGCAAGCCTTTTGCAAAGCTCTTCTCTTACCTCTGGACTGTTTTCTCCTATACCACCAGAAAAAACAAGGGCGTCCACCTTTCCCTCTAAGAAAAACCAATAGGCACCCACATACTTCAAAAGCCTATGCAGGAAAGCCTCAAAGGCAAGGATTGCCCTCCTGTTGCCGTTCCTTTTCAAAGTGAGAAGCTCCTCAAAGTCAGAGACCCCCGCTATAGCCCTTATACCGCTCTCTCTGTATAGCCTTCTTTCCAATTCTTCCACAGACAAGCCAGACCTTAGCATATGGAGTATAACCCCAGCGTCCACATCGCCAGGTCTTGCCACCATAAGGAGACCCTCAAGAGGTGTAAAGCCCATGGAAGTATCTATAGAAACCCCCTCCTTTACCGCACATACACTACAGCCTTGTCCCAAGTGCATCATTATGAGGTTTGGCTTTGTTTTCTCAAGAACCTGCTTAGACCGTCTCAAAAGGTAGGAGTAGGAAATGCCATGAAAGCCATACCTCTTTATACCCCTTTGATAAAGCTCATAGTCCAGTCCATATATTCTTGCACTTTCTGGTATGTTTGAATGGAAGTCTGTGTCAAAGATGGCGTAGTGCTTGCTCTTACCAAAAAGCTCAAGGCTCTGCTCTATGCCTTCCAAGGCTATGGAGTTGTGGAGAGGATTTATGCGTGCGAGCTCTCGCAGTATCTCAAGACTTTGACCTTCTATAGGCATAGGGCTTTTGTGTTCCATACCGTGCACCACCCTGTGCAGGACTACCTCTGGGCTAATTGGAAGTTCCTTTGCAAGCTCCCTTAGTGCTTGGGATAAGCCTTCTCCTCTGAAGACCCTTTTGTGCCTTAGGATTTGCTTTTGACCCTCAAAGAGGGCATGCTTAAGAGAGGAGCTTCCGTAGTTTAGGCACAAGAAAATTCTCATCGGAAAACTCCGGTGCGTCTACGCCTTCTTCGTAGGCATGCCTTAGGGCTTTTATCTGCATATCCTTTAAAAGGTCTATATATCTGCCTCCCACCGACTGTAGGGCTGGTGTTCTTTGGATAGCGTCTATGGCAATGCTAAAGCGGTCTGTTTGGTTTAGTATGGCAAGCTGGAGGGGTGTGGTAATGCCACCTCTTCCCTTAAGGAAAGGTTGAAGTTGTGTGGCATCTATGCCTATTTTTCTGTTTTCTCTGTAGCCTCTCACATGCAGGTTCTTGTGGTTCTTTCTTCTGTAGGTGAGCCTGTGTATAAGCCACGGATAGCCGTGGAAGTTAAAGATTATGGGCTTGTCTGTGGTAAAGTAGGCGTCAAAGTCCCTGTCTGGAAGACCGTCAGGATGCTCGCTGTCTGGAGTAAGCCTGAAGAGGTTTACCACGTTCACAAACCTTATGGCTAAGTCTGGAAAGAATTCTCTCAAGAGCAGTGACGCACCTATAGCCTCCTTTGTGGGTATATCACCACAGCTCGCAAGGACTAAGTCAGGTTCTTTGTCTGTGTGTGTGCTTGCAAAGTCAAAGATACCTATGCCCTTTATTGCATGGGAGTAAGCACTTTGATAATCTAAATACTGAGGATGTGCCTGCTTGTCAACTACGATGATGTTTACTCTGTTTGTGGACTTAAGGCATAGCTCCGCAGTTATAAGGAGTGTGTTGGCATCGCATGGGAAATAAAGCCTTACCACATTGGGCCACTTGTCCACTATGCTGTTTATAAAGCCAGGGTCTTGATGGGTAAAGCCATTATGGTCTTGTCTCCAAACTACAGAGGTAAGCAAAAGGTTAAGGGAGCTTATGGGTGCTCTCCAAGGCACATCCTGAGAGATATCCAGCCACTTTCCAAACTGGTTTACCATTGAGGTTATTATGGGAGCAAAGCCTTCGTAGGTGCTTAAAATGCCATACCTTCCCGTAAGGAGATAACCCTCAAGCCAGCCTTCCACTGTGTGTTCAGAAAGCATCTCCATCACTTTGCCTGTAGGGCTCAAATAGCCTTCGTCCTCGTCCACAGGAAGTCTCTCTAACATCCATACTTTGCCAGATTCAAAGGTGGGGTGTAGTCTGTTTGAGGCGGTCTCGTCTGGTCCAAAAACTCTAAAGTTGTGGGGATTTCTCCTTAAAACTTCTCTAAGGTAGTATCCAAGAGGCAAGGTGTTGTTATGGAGAGTAAACCTCTCTACGCTATGGTCTTCCATTTTTGGCAGGTCAAGAGGCTTTCTCAAAAGCCCACCGTTGGCAAAGGGAGTATCTCCAAGCCTTCTGCCCTCTTCTGGAAATAGCTCGCTAAGGTTTATGAGAGGTCTACCCTCTTGGTCAAAGAGCTCTTCTGGTTTATAGCTCTGCAGCCACTCCTCAAGGAGCTTTAGGCTATCTGGATTTTCATGAACATCAGAAAGAGGAACTTGGTGAGACCTCCAATAACCCTCTATGTATTTTCCTCTAAACTCCTTTGGTGCTGTCCAGCCCTTGGGTGTTTTTAGCACTATGGCAGGAAGCACAGGTCTTTTCTCCTTTCCACGCAGGTCCATAAGCCTTTCAAAGGCGGACTCCATAGCGGTTTTCATCTGACCAGACACTTCTTCTGGCTCTTCTCCCTCCACCCAAAGTGGCTCATAGCCATAGCCCTTCAGAAGACTTATGAGTTCTTCCTTTGGAATTCTCGCAAGCAGTGTGGGGTTGTTTATCTTGTAGCCATTAAGAGAAAGCACAGGGAGAACAAGACCATCCCTTTTTGGGTTTAAAAACTTATTAGAGTGCCACGCAGTAGCCAAAGGTCCAGTTTCTGCCTCACCATCGCCCACTATGGCAACCGCCACAAGGTCGGGATTGTCAAAGACCGCACCAAAGGCATGAGAAAGGCTGTATCCAAGCTCACCACCTTCTTGTATAGACCCGGGAAGCTCTGGAGTGCAATGACTTCCGAGCCCTCCCGGAAAGGAAAAAGCCTTAAAGAGCCTTTTCATACCCTCCTTGTCTTGAGAAAACTCAGGATAGAACTTGCTAAGAGTCCCCTCAAGATATAGGGGTGCTATGTAGCCAGGTGCACCATGCCCAGGACCCACCAAAAGTAAAGCGTTAAGTGGATACTTACGAAGCATATAGCTGGTAAACAGGTAAACAAAGCTAATGTTAGGACTTGCCCCCCAGTGTCCCAGAAGCCTTTTCTTAAGATGCTCCCTCCTTAGAGGTTCCCTTAGAAGAGGATTGTCCTTGAGGGATATCATCCCCACCGCTAAGTAGTTGCATGCTTTGAAAGCCTTTAATAGCTCTTTCATGACCCACCTCCTCCAGCCAATTTTTAAAGTTCTTACCCTTTATTATAGCAGAGAGCATAGACTCTTCCAGAGGATAAAGCCTTTTAGGGACAAGTTCTGGTCTAAGCTTTAGAGTTCTCTCTATAGAGTGCCAGAGCTCCCAGAGTCTTATAAGCTCATGATTGCCAGATAGGAGCACCTCTGGGACTTTCATCCCCCTAAAGTCCGCTGGTCTCGTATAGACTGGAGCACCAAGCCACCTTCTAAAGGAGTCCCTTTTTAGACTTTCAGGCTCGCTCAAAACCCCCGGCAAAAGCCTCGCAATGCCTTCTAAAAGCACAAGGGCAAAAAGCTCACCGCCTGCCAAAACAAAGTCTCCAAGAGAAAGCTCCTCGTCCGCCAGAGTGCTAACCCTTTCGTCCAAACCCTCGTATCTGCCACATATAACCGCCAAGCGGTCAAAAACAGACAACCTGTCAAGGTCTTCTTGAGTAATCCTTTTGCCCCAAGGTTGAGGGATAATGGTATAGGGCTTTCCAAAATTCTCCACCACATACTCATAAGCCTTAAAAACAGGCTCAGGCTTTATAACCATCCCCGGATGCCCACCATAGGCGGTATCATCCACCTGTCTTTTATGAGCAAAGTCTCTTATGTCTACAGTATGGAGCTCAAGCGTGCCTTTCTTTATCGCCTGCTTTACTATTCCATACTCCGCATAGCACTGAATTGTCTGGGGGAAAAGGGTAATAGCAAAAAATCTCATCTAAGAAAGTTCTCCACCAAGCTCTTTGCCCTTTCTTGGCTGAAGCGGTAGTATATGTCTATGGTGGTCTTCACATTGGAGTGTCCCGCAAACTCCTTTACCACCTCTGCAGGAAAGCCAGAGTTTACAAGGTTTGTTATATAGGTATGCCTAAAGCTATGCACGGAAAAGGAAATACCGAGCCTTTGAGAAAGCCTATTGGTATAAACCTGCAAAGACCCCGCCTTTACCCTTATGTAGGCATCGTAATCCTCAAGCCATTCATCAAGTTTTTCGTTTATTTTCATAGTTTCCTCTTTAGAGGGACCAATTATTGGGACCAATCTTTCTTTTCCTCTCTTTGTTATCTCCGCAGGAAGTCTTAGCCAATATATACCGCTCTTGTCTCTGTAGAAAAAATCCCTCCTAAGCTGGACGTACTCAGAAAGCCTAACACCGCTATAGAGGAGAAGACTATAAACACGTTCGTATTTTGTATCTCTTACCGTCTGGAAAATCCTATCAAGCTCCTCCCTGCTGAGAGCCTTCGGGCTTTTTTGAGGCTTTGAGCTAGAAAGCTCATCCCTTATCTCTTCCAAAACCGCTTCTAATTCCGAGTAGTGTTCCTTACTTAACCATCCTCTTCTAAAGGCAAACTTATAAAAGTGCTTTATAGCAGACAGGTGAGTAAGGAGAGAAGAAGTAGAGAGGTTAGAGGAGTCAACATAAGAAAACAGCTCTGTGGGTTCAATCTCAAGAAGACTTGATTTCTTGCCTAAGTACTTTTGAAGAGACCCAAGACACATGGTGTATGTGATTACAGTCCTTTGGCTTTTTGTCCTGCTAAGGCTTTTAACCCATAGGTCCAAAAGCCTATCCATAGTTCTATTAATTTTATTCCTTCTTTTTCTTCTTCTCCAGTTCCATACGAAGAGTGGACAGCTCCATCTCTTTGTTTAATATCTCCCTGTCCTTGTCTAGCACAACCCTCTGGATTTCCAGCTCCTTCTGGCTCAGAAGATGTTCCTTTTCTCTAAGTTCCTCTTGAAGTTTCTCTATCGTATTGTCCTTCTCTTGGATTATCTCCTTTAACCTTTGGTTCTCAGATTCCTTTTCCATGCATCTTTCTTTAACCCTTTCCAGTTCCCTTGTGAGAAACTCCATCTCCTTCTCCCTTATGGCAAGGAGCGTATATAGGCTTGATAGCTCATGTAGAAGCTGTTCCTTTTGTTGTTCCTTTTGCATAAGGGCGGACATATAGGTGGCTATAAGGCTACCTTCAAGGCTTGACTTTAAACCCTCAAGGTTAGACTGAAGGCTTTTGTTCTTTTCCTCTTGAGCTTCCTTGAAGCCTCTTATGTGTTCTAATTCCTCCTGCGTGAGGTAAACATACCATATACCATCCTCCTCTTTGCTACCCTTTAGAACACCAGCTCTTATACGGTTCTTTACCGTGTTCAGCGAAAGGTCTGTTAAAAGCGCATATTCTGACGCTTTTATCTTGACAACATCTTTGTCATCTATCATGACAGCCTCCTTTCAATAATATGACAGCATTTTATACGCTTTGATGTCAGATGTCAATACTTGTCAGATAGGAAGCAGAACTTAGAGCTGTTAATATAATTGCTATTATGTTAACAACTCACACAGCCTTGGGAAGCCTCCACTTGAAGACGATAGCAAGGGTGCGTATTGTAAGCGTAGTAAGGAAACATACTATGGAAGAAAAGGTCAGGTCTCCACTAACCTTTACGCTAACATAAAAGGCTACAGCCCCAATAATACTGCAAGTAGCGTAAAAATCCTCCCTTAGCACCCATGGAACTTTTCTAAGAAGCACATCCCTTATAACGCCTCCACCAACCCCTGTTATAGTAGCAAGAAGGACAACACCATAAAAGGAAACTCCAGTTTTGTAAGCTAATATTGCTCCTGTGGTTGTAAAGGCGGAAAGCCCTATGGCATCAAGCATTAGGAAGGTGTATTTACTTTCAATCTGCTTTTTGGTTTTTCTGTATAGCAAAAGGGATATCATCACACCAATAAGAGCAACCGTCATATCGTAGGGTGAAGTCAAGGCATTGGGAACTTTTCCTACAATAATATCCCTAAGAATACCCCCGCCGAGTGAAGTTATCACGCCCAATGTGGCGATACCCAAAAGGTCAAGACCCTCCCTTATACCCCTTAGAGAACCTGCCACAGAAAAGGTGGCTATACCCAGCAGGTTTATAAGTTGGAAGAGTAAGTCTATTTCAAAAAGGAGAGAAAACATTCCAATTTACCTAAGAGTATAAATTCTAAGCCATAATTACTTTCAATCCCACAATTGGCAGCTAAAACCTTTTATTTTTCCTGTTCTTATGTCTCCCAGTGTTATCCTTTCAATCCCACAATTGGCAGCTAAAACAAAGAGGGACAGATAGATAACATGCAAAAGCTATACCACTTTCAATCCCACAATTGGCAGCTAAAACACTTCAAGTAGAGACATCACAAAAGATTACATATGGGCCTTTCAATCCCACAATTGGCAGCTAAAACCTGCAACACGAGGAACAGGTTATAGTGCTTGTTAACCTTTCAATCCCACAATTGGCAGCTAAAACAAAAGATATACAGCAGCGTGGTACAGGAGACAATTCTCTTTCAATCCCACAATTGGCAGCTAAAACACCTCCTTTATGAAAAGTTTTTTGCAAACGCAGGTCTCTTTCAATCCCACAATTGGCAGCTAAAACGACACATTTATGTCATCAAAGCTATAGCCTGCAAGAGCTTTCAATCCCACAATTGGCAGCTAAAACCATAGGATAGCATAACACTATAGCTTGCCTCATTACTTTCAATCCCACAATTGGCAGCTAAAACGTCTACTGTGTAGGTGTCTCCTTTCCTCTTAACTTTCTCTTTCAATCCCACAATTGGCAGCTAAAACAAACTTTACCTTTGCAGGTCTTACAGGAAAACTTTACTTTCAATCCCACAATTGGCAGCTAAAACATGTCAACCCAGCTCTGTGTTTGCATGTCATACTTCTCTTTCAATCCCACAATTGGCAGCTAAAACGCTCTCGTCCTTTATCTTGTTAAAAAGATACTTGAACTCTTTCAATCCCACAATTGGCAGCTAAAACTTTCAAATCGGAAGGCTCAGAATAAATAATAATGTACTCTTTCAATCCCACAATTGGCAGCTAAAACCCTTATCCTGGCTGTCCCATCTCCTGCTACTTCGATCTTTCAATCCCACAATTGGCAGCTAAAACCATACGGAGGACTGACGCACTTATTCCTTGATAGCTCTTTCAATCCCACAATTGGCAGCTAAAACAAACTTAGCTCCACTACGGCTTTGACTTCCTGTTCCTCTCTTTCAATCCCACAATTGGCAGCTAAAACCCGTCACCTTGCCTCTTGGCAAATGCCCTACATACAAGGCTTATTATAATACAGGGTATAGCTCAAAAGCAAGCAAATTTTCTCCATGTGGCGGTAGTGCATTTTTAGAGAATGTTGTCCGTCGGGTCAAAGTCTATTCCTATGTTTTCTCTAACAAGGCTATTCTTATTTTCCAACTTATATATAACAACATAGTCCTTGTTATGGTCTATAATCTTTCCAATAGCTACCTTTAATTCCATAAGCCTTCCATAGGAAATTTCACCTTCAAAGACAGATTTTTGTGTGTGATGTAGATATTGCCTACATTTTTTCATAACCCTTATAAGCCTTCTTTGTCCCTCTTTTGTGTCTGTGGCTATATCATAAACCAGTATCACATACATCCCCTACCACCATATTCGAAAGGATTTATAGACTTCCTCGCCAAGCAAATGTTTTATTAACTTATACAATTCAAGCCTTATAATTCTTTCATAGCTAACATTCCTTTTGAGTTTTTTGTGTTTAATAGTGGTATTTAACTTCTCCTCAAAGGCTTTAACCACAATCTTTCTACCTGTTTCTTTTAGATAGCAATAATTCAAATCCTTATCGAAATGATCTTCGGTTATGCTTCTGTTATTCAGCAAATCAAATATAGTTCTGTCTCCATATATAGGTTTGAATATTTCTGCAACATCAAGTGCAAGCGAAAACCTCCTATAAGAAGGTTCATGTAGATAACTTATAGTTGGATTTAACTGAGTCCTATATATCTCCTTCAAAACTGCCGTATATACTAAACTATTTACGAAAGATATCAAAGCATTCATAATATTATTGGGCGGTCTTTTTACTCTTTTATCAAATTCTATATCTTGCCTTATGATATTTGGAAACATATCGTAATATAGGTCTCTCGCATTACCTTCAATGCCCATCAAGGATGGTATATCTTCCTGCTCATTTACCAAGTTTAGGTAATTATCCAACTGTTGAAATATTTCTTTTCCTATATCCTTATGCTTGTATCTTTTGAGATTATACACAAAGCCATGTATTGCCCCCTTGACAAACTCTCTCGCTATTTCAATTCTTTTATTCCTATCCAAATAATGCTCTGCTTGTCTTATTACAACCTCGCCAGCAAGGAGCTCTTCTCTTGGATACAAACTTCCAGTCCACCATCCATAATAATTGAAAATATGAACCACTATACCCTTTTGTGCAAGAAAGTTCAAAGCTTTCGTATTTATGTCCACTTCACCAAATATGTATAGACTATCTATGTCATTCACAGGTATTGATTTAAATTCTTCTTGTGTTTCAAACATTATAGAGTTATCTTTTCTACTAAGCCTACCACTTTTGAATATATAATAATTTCTCATGGCATTCAGCAATAACAAAACTCATAATAACTACACTTTTTGCAATAAGACTTATTTATAACAGGAGGAGGCTTTACGGAGTTTATGATTTCATGAATATCATCTATCACCTCTTTTATTGTAGTTCTATCTTCATCACTTAGTTCTACTTTTATAGCCCTCTTCTGTTTAGGGTAGTTTATTAAACCCTTGAAACCCATTATACCTTTCTTTTCAAGCACATAAAGATAGTATTTTACCTGCCATATATGTAGTTCTTCAAGTTTATTTGACTTCTTAATTTCATGAACCACTTTTCTATTTTTATCTATAAAATCCATAACTATAGCATCCTCGTCATCTACGATTTGTATTTCATGCCTTCTTCTATCAAAGCTATAAGCTGATATGAGTTTCCCAATAAAAACATCCTCGGAATTATGTTCCATTCTTATATTTCTTGCAAAAAGCCATAGGTGTCTTTTACAATGAAAATAGTAATTTATGTAAACACCATTAACCATATTATACCTTCCTATTCAATATATTTATTTTCATCTTTTGTGTAAATCACAAAGATATCACCACACCATTCCTTCAACTTTTCAAACCATTTTCTGTTTATATCTTTCACATTCCTCTCCATATCAGCTTCAACTTCCCTTATCCATTCAGATAGTGGTTTATAGCCCTTCAGTTCATAGTAGGGTATTTGAACTACAAACCCCGCAATGATTTTGTCTTTGAATGCAGTATAACTAAGTTTATCATTTACCAATTCCTTTAGTTTCTCTTTGAACTCTTTTTCCCTCTTTCCATCCACTACAGATACATTTGCTATTCTCCTAAAAATATCCTGTGCCTCTTCCCTTCTATCTGACATATATCCAGCATCCAATATAGAAAGAGTCTTAATAAACTCTTGTAGATACTCTCCATCTTCAGAAAGGCTTTCATAAAATTTACTAACGAGAGTGTATTTATCAAGTTCAGAAAGAGGTTGCCCTTCAAGGTTTTCTAGCAACTTTTCTATATCCTCTTCGCTCTTTTTTTGCTTTTTTCCTTTTACTTTGTTTTTATTGCCATCATCTTCCTGTTCATTTTCCTTCAAGCTTTTCACTTTGTCGTCTAAATACCCCTCATATGTTTTCCCATGCTGACCTTTCAAGTATTCAGCATGAAAACTAAGCATTTTTAGAGATTTTTCTATAAGCTCTCTATTATACACCTTGCCTTTTCCAGACTCATAGTCCTTCTCAAGGACAAAAATATGAATATTAGCGTCGTCGCCTCGGTATAAGTAATTCTCTTTATACCTTCTTAAGACTCTACCCATTCTTTGAACCAAGGCATCAAGAGGACATATCTCCGTATATAGAATGTCCGCATCAATATCTATTGACGCTTCCACCACCTGCGTTGCCACGAGTATCTTCCCTTCCTCATAGGAGTTTTCCTTAGGATTTTTAAACAGATTTTCTATCTTGTGTTTTATACTTTGCTTCTCATTATAGGTAAACCTTGAGTGGAAAAGAATTATGTTATCTTCTCTGATATTGTAGCCGCCTTTACGCATCCTTTCTCTTATACTCTCGTAAACCTTCTCAGCCTGCCTTACTGTGTTTAGTATCACAAGCACCCTATTACCACTATCAGCTTTCTCAAGGATTTCCTCTATATACTCATGCGGTATAGAATTGGACTCTTCTATCAATCTCATTTTAATTTTGTGCTTCTTAAGGTTTTCATATTTCTCCCCATTTTCATAATAAAGGTCTATCTTCTCAATGTCTATGTTCATATTTTCCTTTATATTATTTATCCTATCCTCGACATGCTTAGGAAGAGTTGCAGTCATCAATAAGAATCTGCCACCCAATCTGACTACATCCTCTATAAACTTGACAACTATG contains the following coding sequences:
- a CDS encoding tyrosine-type recombinase/integrase; its protein translation is MDRLLDLWVKSLSRTKSQRTVITYTMCLGSLQKYLGKKSSLLEIEPTELFSYVDSSNLSTSSLLTHLSAIKHFYKFAFRRGWLSKEHYSELEAVLEEIRDELSSSKPQKSPKALSREELDRIFQTVRDTKYERVYSLLLYSGVRLSEYVQLRRDFFYRDKSGIYWLRLPAEITKRGKERLVPIIGPSKEETMKINEKLDEWLEDYDAYIRVKAGSLQVYTNRLSQRLGISFSVHSFRHTYITNLVNSGFPAEVVKEFAGHSNVKTTIDIYYRFSQERAKSLVENFLR
- the cas2 gene encoding CRISPR-associated endonuclease Cas2 — protein: MYVILVYDIATDTKEGQRRLIRVMKKCRQYLHHTQKSVFEGEISYGRLMELKVAIGKIIDHNKDYVVIYKLENKNSLVRENIGIDFDPTDNIL
- a CDS encoding trimeric intracellular cation channel family protein, which produces MFSLLFEIDLLFQLINLLGIATFSVAGSLRGIREGLDLLGIATLGVITSLGGGILRDIIVGKVPNALTSPYDMTVALIGVMISLLLYRKTKKQIESKYTFLMLDAIGLSAFTTTGAILAYKTGVSFYGVVLLATITGVGGGVIRDVLLRKVPWVLREDFYATCSIIGAVAFYVSVKVSGDLTFSSIVCFLTTLTIRTLAIVFKWRLPKAV
- a CDS encoding acetate/propionate family kinase, whose product is MRIFLCLNYGSSSLKHALFEGQKQILRHKRVFRGEGLSQALRELAKELPISPEVVLHRVVHGMEHKSPMPIEGQSLEILRELARINPLHNSIALEGIEQSLELFGKSKHYAIFDTDFHSNIPESARIYGLDYELYQRGIKRYGFHGISYSYLLRRSKQVLEKTKPNLIMMHLGQGCSVCAVKEGVSIDTSMGFTPLEGLLMVARPGDVDAGVILHMLRSGLSVEELERRLYRESGIRAIAGVSDFEELLTLKRNGNRRAILAFEAFLHRLLKYVGAYWFFLEGKVDALVFSGGIGENSPEVREELCKRLAFLGVELDQEANRKNQEVISSKGSSVKVLVIQTQEELEMVNIFVESNKII
- a CDS encoding phosphoketolase family protein; its protein translation is MKELLKAFKACNYLAVGMISLKDNPLLREPLRREHLKKRLLGHWGASPNISFVYLFTSYMLRKYPLNALLLVGPGHGAPGYIAPLYLEGTLSKFYPEFSQDKEGMKRLFKAFSFPGGLGSHCTPELPGSIQEGGELGYSLSHAFGAVFDNPDLVAVAIVGDGEAETGPLATAWHSNKFLNPKRDGLVLPVLSLNGYKINNPTLLARIPKEELISLLKGYGYEPLWVEGEEPEEVSGQMKTAMESAFERLMDLRGKEKRPVLPAIVLKTPKGWTAPKEFRGKYIEGYWRSHQVPLSDVHENPDSLKLLEEWLQSYKPEELFDQEGRPLINLSELFPEEGRRLGDTPFANGGLLRKPLDLPKMEDHSVERFTLHNNTLPLGYYLREVLRRNPHNFRVFGPDETASNRLHPTFESGKVWMLERLPVDEDEGYLSPTGKVMEMLSEHTVEGWLEGYLLTGRYGILSTYEGFAPIITSMVNQFGKWLDISQDVPWRAPISSLNLLLTSVVWRQDHNGFTHQDPGFINSIVDKWPNVVRLYFPCDANTLLITAELCLKSTNRVNIIVVDKQAHPQYLDYQSAYSHAIKGIGIFDFASTHTDKEPDLVLASCGDIPTKEAIGASLLLREFFPDLAIRFVNVVNLFRLTPDSEHPDGLPDRDFDAYFTTDKPIIFNFHGYPWLIHRLTYRRKNHKNLHVRGYRENRKIGIDATQLQPFLKGRGGITTPLQLAILNQTDRFSIAIDAIQRTPALQSVGGRYIDLLKDMQIKALRHAYEEGVDAPEFSDENFLVPKLRKLLS
- the cas1b gene encoding type I-B CRISPR-associated endonuclease Cas1b — translated: MLNAMRNYYIFKSGRLSRKDNSIMFETQEEFKSIPVNDIDSLYIFGEVDINTKALNFLAQKGIVVHIFNYYGWWTGSLYPREELLAGEVVIRQAEHYLDRNKRIEIAREFVKGAIHGFVYNLKRYKHKDIGKEIFQQLDNYLNLVNEQEDIPSLMGIEGNARDLYYDMFPNIIRQDIEFDKRVKRPPNNIMNALISFVNSLVYTAVLKEIYRTQLNPTISYLHEPSYRRFSLALDVAEIFKPIYGDRTIFDLLNNRSITEDHFDKDLNYCYLKETGRKIVVKAFEEKLNTTIKHKKLKRNVSYERIIRLELYKLIKHLLGEEVYKSFRIWW
- the trmD gene encoding tRNA (guanosine(37)-N1)-methyltransferase TrmD, producing the protein MRFFAITLFPQTIQCYAEYGIVKQAIKKGTLELHTVDIRDFAHKRQVDDTAYGGHPGMVIKPEPVFKAYEYVVENFGKPYTIIPQPWGKRITQEDLDRLSVFDRLAVICGRYEGLDERVSTLADEELSLGDFVLAGGELFALVLLEGIARLLPGVLSEPESLKRDSFRRWLGAPVYTRPADFRGMKVPEVLLSGNHELIRLWELWHSIERTLKLRPELVPKRLYPLEESMLSAIIKGKNFKNWLEEVGHERAIKGFQSMQLLSGGDDIPQGQSSSKGTSKEGAS
- the cas4 gene encoding CRISPR-associated protein Cas4 codes for the protein MVNGVYINYYFHCKRHLWLFARNIRMEHNSEDVFIGKLISAYSFDRRRHEIQIVDDEDAIVMDFIDKNRKVVHEIKKSNKLEELHIWQVKYYLYVLEKKGIMGFKGLINYPKQKRAIKVELSDEDRTTIKEVIDDIHEIINSVKPPPVINKSYCKKCSYYEFCYC
- the cas3 gene encoding CRISPR-associated helicase Cas3'; this translates as MSCIWAKGNKTSLSEHIQHLLKTFEKIKDRIPKDLREAVKYAILLHDLGKVLPYFQIVSLENEDYKPFNIDRQMNIYHSLASVLFINKEELEKIEGIGKDRVGLVLSAVAYHHWKSSLEEDMLYGKEKFKRLFEYAEKDKLIENLRNNLKGLLEEGIIDFNEAIGKGLANGLCFADYVIPPYRLDFLPKRVNIDEDRLRSWILISGFLQRCDHYASFCEKAEEEGLEECLEKVEIENLGYESILSNVKEEINKKDKEKGGRLDSIWQEEVVEKGKDKNLILVAPTGSGKTEFAFLWSNGGKLIYTLPIRSAVEQIFGRARDVFGEERVGILHGDADVYILREIKEKNEDIEKMKIYQLSKNLSYPVIVATGDQFFPYALRPPLYERVYATLSYSRLVIDEVQAYDPVACAIVVKFIEDVVRLGGRFLLMTATLPKHVEDRINNIKENMNIDIEKIDLYYENGEKYENLKKHKIKMRLIEESNSIPHEYIEEILEKADSGNRVLVILNTVRQAEKVYESIRERMRKGGYNIREDNIILFHSRFTYNEKQSIKHKIENLFKNPKENSYEEGKILVATQVVEASIDIDADILYTEICPLDALVQRMGRVLRRYKENYLYRGDDANIHIFVLEKDYESGKGKVYNRELIEKSLKMLSFHAEYLKGQHGKTYEGYLDDKVKSLKENEQEDDGNKNKVKGKKQKKSEEDIEKLLENLEGQPLSELDKYTLVSKFYESLSEDGEYLQEFIKTLSILDAGYMSDRREEAQDIFRRIANVSVVDGKREKEFKEKLKELVNDKLSYTAFKDKIIAGFVVQIPYYELKGYKPLSEWIREVEADMERNVKDINRKWFEKLKEWCGDIFVIYTKDENKYIE